CAGGATTATGAAAACATTAAGCAACAGCTGGATTTATTTATTGATGAACATAACATTCTACGGTTTAAAGGGCGGTTTGAAAATTGTTTGCTAGAATATGCAGAGAAGTATCCAATTATATTGAGAAGCTATAGTCATTTTACAAAGCTAATAGTACTAGCTGCACATGAAAGAGTAAAGCATTTACGACTCGGAGGAACGTTAAATGAATTAAGAAGTAGGTTCTGGATTCGTAAGGGACGACAAATAGTGAAGAAGTACATTAAAGATTGTGTCAATTGCAAAAGAGTGCTTGTTAAAACTTTACATGGTCCTGGACCTCCAAATTTACCTATTTTTCGAGTGGCAACACATAAATTTGCGTTCACCAATATTGGATTAGATTATGCTGGCcctttgtttgttaaaaatatttatggacaAGAAAATTCTATGTATAAAGCTTATGTGTGTTTGTTTACATGTGCAACATCCAGAAATGTCCATGTGGAATTAACGCCTTTCATGGAAACTGATTCTCTTATAAGATGTTTAAAACGTTTTATAGCTCGAAGAGGAAGTATAGAGATAGTAATTAGTGATAACTTCAAAACCTTTCTAAGTGAACagttaaaacagtttttagcaAAAGAACGTATATTATGGAAATTCATTTTGCCTAAATAACCTTGGTGGGGAGGATTCTATGAACGACTTATTCGAGTTGTCAAAGATGCGTTGAAAAAATGTGTAGGAAAAAGTCGATTGTCATATGAGGAATTAGAAACAGTATTACATGAGATTGAAATGACGGGTAATAGTCGACCACTAACTTATATTTATGACGAAGTATATGAACCATTGACCCCATCTCATCTTGTAATTGGAAGAAGATTACAATCAATTAATGTAAAAACTCAGATAGATGATTCTCAAATTGATAATTCTGATGATCACAACAGCAGATTAAAGTACTTGAAAACTATTATTGATCATTACTGGAGACGTTTTAGTCGTGAATATATTGCTCAATTACGAGAAAGACACCACTATGATAGTAAAAACCAAAGGACAAAGTGCGATGAGTATCTACAAGTTGGAGATGTTGTTTTAATAAACGATGATCAGTTAAAGCGAAATTTATGGAAGCAAGGTGTCGTGGAGGAATTAATTATTtctaatgataaaaaagttaGGGGTGCCATTTTAAAGACGTGTATAAATGGGTATGTATCCTTTATAAAACGTCCACTTCAACGCTTAGTTCCTCTCGAAGTAGTAAAGATTAAAAACACAGAAAAAGTTACATCCGCTGAACCTAAATGCCAGAGGATGGCTGCTATTACGgctgaattaaaaagaaaatttaatacttaAGAATTTATTGTTCTGGGATACTTAGTATCCCAGGGTCGGGAGTGTCGAATTTAGCTTGTTTGTAAAAACCAGATCAGTCAGTAATAAGAACCGTACGCATCGCGTGACGTTGTTTCTTATACTGATTGGTCTGGATTTGCTGCAAGGCATTATGGTTAATGccacgtttttttttgttgtgaaaATTATTGTAGAATTTGggttatgttatatataaatatatttcttatcaAAACCAAAAAAGTTCAGTCTGATTTTCAAGGAACAGTTTCGTTTCTTTACATGATTTGAAGTTTACGTCACATATTTGCATGAACTTTCGTTCACACAGATAAAATACGAATAATGACGGAttgtgttttcaaaaaaatgcctaaaagcttcgtaaagttattattgttattactattattatattattattatattagtatttttatatgtttgatAAATACTAGTGTTGTTCCTATATAAATGTGTGTACTAAATGCTGTGGGatatcttattaataaaaataataataattatttaacaaaaatgaaacgAGCAAATTCAGCATCGtatatgaaagaaaatttaaaaaacaccgATCAGCCTTAGCTTGAAATTTATCTCCTAAATGTTTCAATTTGTCTTCAACAAGTTCTTATTCTGATTGATTTGATGAAATAATGGATGATATTTGTAGTGttattaaatgttcaaataattttcacGAAATGATTACTGTTAGTTCAAGTAGTCATTTTCGTTCTAATTCTGCAGTGGATCGGAtcctttaaaaagttataattcaGAACATGAAGATACTTGTTTAATTAAGTAAACTGTGCATGAGTTTTTATCAGATCTTACCAAGTGGGcaataaaatgtaaacttttaagGGGTATTTTAATGAGTTGTTAAATTTGATAAGAATTAGTGGTCGCTTTCTAAAACAAGATATTCCGAAAGGTTCTACATATCCTTGttatgttgatgttgttgataAATGTAGCGAAAAATGTTTACCTAGAATTAAGGAagggttttttttatcaatttttcaaagcaaaaa
This portion of the Hydra vulgaris chromosome 13, alternate assembly HydraT2T_AEP genome encodes:
- the LOC136089570 gene encoding uncharacterized protein LOC136089570, with translation MAESISELKNSVTTCVNYIDEPKDGVQYIIKAEKFSSLTQLLRVSAYVLRFGNNIKNKVVKYQGELTTKEINSAEELWIKSEQSLLKGENDSSQDYENIKQQLDLFIDEHNILRFKGRFENCLLEYAEKYPIILRSYSHFTKLIVLAAHERVKHLRLGGTLNELRSRFWIRKGRQIVKKYIKDCVNCKRVLVKTLHGPGPPNLPIFRVATHKFAFTNIGLDYAGPLFVKNIYGQENSMYKAYVCLFTCATSRNVHVELTPFMETDSLIRCLKRFIARRGSIEIVISDNFKTFLSEQLKQFLAKERILWKFILPK